The following DNA comes from Plasmodium coatneyi strain Hackeri chromosome 9, complete sequence.
ttcttctgtgtgtgcgcatatatataaaatagcGAAACGCGGAGacgattttttccttgttgcatgtgcatacaaaaagtatcgttaaaaaaaaaaaaaaaaaaaaaaaaaataccatatgttcattatatatataaaaaattacagccTGATTGACTTACTGTACACATGCACCgcatgtacttttttttattttttcaaaatggtcattttttttttattttgaatttattttatttttcctttttgcaatatttaaaaataatatttaaaaaaaaaaaaatatatttaaaatatattttaacatttttataatttcataaattatttttcataaaattcagcacatttctttattcaatttttatacgcattttcctttttttttttcgcaaagtaacattttttttttttttcttacatttttatatatcacACAAAATGGTATCCAAAAAGCCAGCGAAAGCGAAAAAGGCCGCCACCGGTCCTGacggaaagaagaagagaaaaaagtcaAAATATGACAGCTATGgactttacatttttaaagtttTGAAACAAGTTCACCCAGACACTGGTATTTCAAGGAAATCCATGAACATCATGAACTCCTTCCTTGTTGACACTTTCGAGAAAATTGCAACTGAAGCCTCCAGATTGTGTAAATACACCAGAAGAGACACCTTATCATCACGTGAAATCCAAACTGCCATCAGATTAGTATTACCAGGAGAATTGGCCAAGCACGCAGTTTCCGAAGGAACCAAGGCCGTTACGAAATTTACCTCTAAGTAATTTTAGTACCATAGGCCCGttgccaaaatggaaaataaaaaaaaaaaaaatatataagtgtaAATACGCATCAATTGGAAAACTTTAATttgatatataaaaatgtttaaaaaaaaaatgaaactgaaaaaaaaaaaaaaagtgcaacttcacaccctttaaaaaaaaaaaaaaaaaaaaaaaaaaaagctagctgaaagcaacatatatatgaagagaagaataattacacagaggaaaaaggcaaagcaGAAAGAAGTTGCAGTTATGGATGCTTCGGTACGATTGGAGTGGAAACATTCCGTTCGTTCACCGAGTAGTTCCCTCTACTGCCGTCTGATTTGTCCATCCAGGTTATTCACTCATAtggtagaagaagaaaaaaagtaaagctGAATTGCTTATATGCTCAAAATGGCTATGCCAACCCTTTAGTGGGACACTGTTTGCACAACTTTTGTGTGTTTTTGCATAGCAGCCCATGCACGTCTGCATACAAACATTTCGCCCcaaattaaaatgaatgCTATAATGAACAGTAGGAGGAATGATGTATGACGCTGTGTGAATGTGGTGTGTGTATATCCACTACGTTCGCATGAGCGTCGCACTATCCGGTAGAGTCACACGCACACccggtatttttttttttgactggCTGTTTTGGGCAAGTGATGTGAATGCATTGCCGTTTCAGGATCAATGCCTTCATATCGTGCGCCTTAAAATGGTCAGTGAGAAATTGTATGCATGTGTACGCCTCGTGCATTTGTGTGCATCTGGTAAAGTACCGCAATGTGCTCAGGATTTCCACCCCGTACACAATATACTGccatacacatattttgtgtactttttcatgtttttttttttttaagtttagttaaatttaaaaagacaACTTTACGAAGGCTTCACTAGAAgccattccctttttaacccCTTCATTTTTCGACAAGGAAAAATTGACATGCGCGGAAATATTTTTGCGTGTCCTCATTGGACCGCTTCGATTGTTACGTTCGGAAAAATGGAGCACCAGCTGAATCAGTATTATTGCGTAGCGAAGCAACCTATGCAGCTGTTCATGTGTGCAACTTTTCACATTCGAATGGGCACAAGcgggggggggaggggagtTTTCAATGCGTGGAGGTTTTTCCGTCTCGCCATTATTTCGAAGGGATAATGTTTTCCGCTGGTTCTCATTTTCAAATGAATCATCTTTGGGTATCTTTCCCAACGGGTTTCCAATGGTGTGTTACTCTTTTCTACAACCTTTACTTGTAAACTTATAGGGACCCAAATGGGAATCCTCCTAACGCAGATATTCGAGGCAGCCTTTAACCCCAGAAATGATATACTTCTCCCTCAAAAGTGTGCCCCCCACCTGCTCTCCGTCATCTGCACTCATCGTGAATGTGCAATCTGCTTTGCATGAAATACGACTAGACCTTTCTGTACAGACGAAAACGATTCGTTAAGATATTCACACAATGCCATGTGCAAACATGTAGTTAGGAACTACCATCTGTGGggttatatgcacatgtgcgcTCTTCCTACATGTGCAACCAGGTGAAGACATACCTCACTCTTTGCCAGTAGGGCCGTTCCGTGGCAGTTCCACTCTGCCTCTTTGCACATGAACCCTGAAGAGGGGGATGGTGGCGCCAGTTAGAACGAACAGGTGATCATTACGCGATGGTCGGTACTAGCTTCGCGGAAGATTGCCCTCCTCCACCTACCGCAAGGCATTTCCAGGATGGAGCACTCGTTCGGAAGCCACACAAACAAGTGCGGCGAATTCGTGCAAATGAGCAACCTGCGTGGTTAACGAGTATCCTCATGGGTAGGCAGTTTTAGAAGCAATCTGCCGAATTAATTTCATCcaaaaaataagagaaacaaagaaaaaggcacactttttttttttttaccttgccTTGTACAGAACATGATCCCACCGTAAGtaggttattttttttttctgttgcagTATGGCTACACAGGTGTAATTCTTCGTTGTATAAATTCGGACCACGTTGTTATGGTTCTCTGGGGGATTTTGATCAGGTTGGGGGGAGTAACCCCGTGGAGGTGATTCCATTTATTTCTCCCACTGGACGTTGGGGACGTCTGACCACAAAGGGACACACTCCCAACAGTAGGAATACATCCCAATGGAAGGCATACTCTCACCACACAGAGTGATTACCACGCTTTTAAGCGACCATCTGGACATACCACTTATGACCGACATGAAGGTCCCACACAAACTGAAAGATAAAAAGGTGATCCCCACTGGAGCAAATACATCCGTTATCCCCTTCGGAACAGAgtcacctcctttttcctgtaAAGTAGGGACAAGGTGATTCCATATAGGCATGGCAATTTCCACTGCTTGGAGCTTTCATTAGCAGAATTCGCGTCGTGATTAATACTGTGACGCAAGTGCATACAGCATAACAACATTGCCGCGTAgcgtagaaaaaaaaaaaaaaaaaaaagggcaccTCACGGTAGGGCACCTTCTCACACTTCAGCAGTTTGTATTCACCTTCCTTAACTCCTTCCGAGACTGTTATAGAGGGGATGCATATCCATAGGTATATTAATCAAAAAGTACAAACATgcaggagggggaaaaaaaggaaaaaaaaaaaaatacagttaAGGGGGAGGTTATCCGGATTAATGTATGTCCACTCATTTAACACCCTCTCTTACCGTTGctgtaaaaggaaaagtttgcctttctctccttttgggGGGTCGCGCTGTAGAGGGTTGTAATTAGCAAAGGGggtacacatgtgtatatggaCAGTCTACGTTTGAAGAGGGAGGGGCTCATCCTTGTGGACGCCAACGCGCAAAAGTCATTACAACTGTGCATGTACTTCTTTGTCCCCCCCTCTTATGGATGCTTTACTTTTACACACTACATGTAAACCAACTCAGGCGATAGAACCCCGTTTAGGAAAATCCTCGTGGAGGtgttttctttatatattttctgcCATGTGATGAGGAAAGCATTGGTAGAAAACGAGTTTATCCTGAGGCGCGTTGTGAGGGGGCCACCTAAATGTGCATCCCATCACACATCGCATTGAAGTTATAGCCGACCCATAAACTGTACCATTTGCTCGTTCATTATCACCGTCTCgcttaaaattattttttttatttctttcaagTTTTCCAGGTGTAGAATTGTGACCTGCGTGAGGAGTTCATGCACGAGGTGTGCATATCCCCCATGAAGTGTGAATGCCAACCGCCCTAGCTGCAAAGTCCTTGGGATGACTTTCACCCCGCCTCGATCACCCACAGTTGTGCTCTTTTAGCTGCATGAATCATTCCTTACAACTCCGTCTTCCATTCCCAGTGAGAGGACATTCCGCTCCTTATTGTTCGACGCGACAGTTACACCTGTATTGGTAGTAACGATTTGGTGGTATGTcctacacatatgtgtgacCCGTCCAGTGTGCATTCGGTCACCCAATACGATTTACggggaaattattttccacttcgtGTGTCCCCCTTACATGCTAAGTTCGCCCCGAAATTATACACATAGAGTAGGTCCCCACTGGACTTGTACACATGCACCGATTTGTATTTATTACTATAAGCTATAACGTCATTCagtggggagaaaaatatcTCACTCGGAGTGAAGTTCGTGCAgattatttcgttttttactttatagCTCTGCAAACAGAGCAACGCTATTCTGTTTTGCTTGTTCGATTCGGTTAGGCAGGCGAGGATATCATGTCCTTCGCTCAGACAATAcgctttcttccctttcgaCTTCACATGTTGGATGGTAACCAGACAATGCTCCGTGTCGTTCAAGTCGTAGATACTTATGCATTTCTGAGTGGGAAAGTAAGGACAAAAATGGGGCACTCATGTAGGGCACCACATACACATACGCTATTTCCAACTCAAGCAACGCGATGCCTGAATGATCCACCCACAGAAATGCTCATTTAAAGACAGATCGATAAGTGTTCTGTGGGGTTCCACCTATATCATGCATTCTGACCCGCTCATACTTCTGAATGAATATGTTCGTCCCCTGGCccaggaaaaaggaacagacgTAGGACTGGAAAGCGTCCTGTATTATGCTAACGAGGTTACTGCTATACAGAGAGTAGATGCAGACGCACCCCTGCTCCTTTGCTAACGCCAAGAAATGAATGTGATCCTCGGAAAACTCAATCGAGTCGACTTTGTAGCTGTTCACATAAACCCGACTTAAGTGAAACGACACAGATTCTATtagaattattttatttgcaaTTGCGTAGAGTAAGAATAACCCATCTTTGGAGAAACAACACAAGTCACACTTGAGCACGTTCGACTTCATCATCCTCCCACAGTTGCAGTCTACTCATCGAGTGTTCTCGAAGCAGTTTGTGCTCATCCAGTATATACCTCACGTGATGACCCTAACATGCTACACTGCACAGCAAACCGATCGAATAACTAAAcggaaaagtttttttccttacgaATTGTTGCCGTGTCTGTCGCTTCTACGCATCAAAGGGTATCCCTCCCCAAGCGCGATACACACATTAGTTACATCTCCAGGGAGAGTGTTAAAAGGATGACTAGTTAAGACGTGAAAGTCGATGCAGCCTCACGCCGGTTTTACAAAATTAACGCTAAAATGCACATCAGGCGTAGTAACCCTCATGGGGAAAATACCCATCTTcggaaaaagtaaaacaaaaaggacaaaGACAGGTGTACGGAGGGGGTTCAAATGGACTGTCCCTTGCGGGAATCACacaaggcgaaaaaaaaaaaaaaaaaaaaaaattcaaaaagcGGAGAGCACTGGCAAGGGGGCCAATACGAAAGAGACGGAAGTAATTTCCATTCGGAAAATGCgacaaaggaaaatattctcGATCAGAAAATTAAGGGTAAACACAAACATCGTGTTGACACGCTGGTGAAGAAGTAGAAAATTTAGCGGAGCCATATCAAACACATGTGACGACGGTCCAGCACAGTTCAATGCGACCGACGTTAGGACAGCAAAGATGTCTTATCCTTAGTAGAATCCTGCACAGATGGAAGATAGCTTCTCGAGGCGAAAATCTCCACTTTCATTCTCCAATCGGACGGGGGCAACAGAAAGGACGATCCTTAGTCAACGGTCGACGCGCAGCTATCCTTGGTGTCATCAAAGAAGTGGTGCTTCATTTTGCCCACCTTCGTTTTACTAAggggaaaagagaaaaaaggaaaagtgggTAGATGTGAAAATTGGGTAGATGTGAAAATTGGGTAGATGTGAAAATTGGGTAGATGTGAAAATTGGGTAGATGTGAAAATTGGGTAGATGTGAAAATTGGGTAGATGTGGAAATTGGGTAGATGTGGAAATTGGGTAGATGTGAAAATTGGGTAAATGTGGAAATTGGGTAGATGTGGAAATTGGGTAGATGTGGAAATTGGgtaaatgtgaaaaagggggaaggacaaaatCACGAAGAGTCTCTCCAAACTCATCCTTCGCTCTGGCGTTAGAAACGTAGAAGAAACGCCTTCGCTACGCTCGCCGTTCCTACTTGGTAAACAAAATCCGCACGATCGTGTAGACGCTGAGGATGACGCAGAGGATTATGAAGACGAGCATGAGTATGTCGAAGAGCTCGTTGACCTGTATGGTGAGCTTGGTCCTTCCGCTGGAAATGATGAAGTCTTTGTTTCGCACCACGTGGTAGGTACGCTGGATGAAGTGCCTGTTCTCGATGAAGGAGATCAGCAAGGAATTTTCAGAATCGGTGAAGTGCTTAAAGTAGGAGCAAGCAACGATGTCCTCCTCTACATTTGTGATGTTTTTCAAATACTTGTAAAGCAACTTCCACTCATATGTGGTTTCCACGATGTAGCAGTTAATGTGTCCAAAGAATTCTTCACTAGGGTTTTTAACAGAATCCATAATTTTCCTATTGTAATTTCCATCCTTATCTTTATACAATTTCCAAAGTTTCGTCTTGGTACTAATAAAAACGGTACACAGATCATCACTTTGGACGGTAGACAAGTAAACCTTCGGTTCAATGTCTGAGGAAACGTGCTCATACGGAATGAAGGATATTTCTTTGCAGTTCACCTGGTAGGTATTGAGTCCACACCGGAACAGGTGAACTATCTGCTTCCCCTTATCGAAGGATATGTAATAAAACCCAACTTCGTTCTCCTCATCTTCAAACAAAACCAAGTCCAGCATATTCTTAACCCtgaaatatacatacgtgGAAAAGTCCCTCAAAATAGACACATAATCATTTCCATGGTAGTACATAGCTATGTACCTACCGACAGAGGATAGATTTTTCACCTGAGCTTTTTTAACCTGCTTGATCGAGTTATCCTTAAACAGGGACATTTCGTAGACGTAATTACCATTCTTGTAGCAATTGTTAAATTcattttcattaaaaaaaaccttGTGACATTTCTCGAAACATTGTTGAGTCAGATTTTTATTCGAGTGCTTCCACAATATGTTGTTGTCCCCTAGATGATCCTTATACTGGGGTGTAGTATTATAAAGGAAGTCATTGTTTGATCTTACCTGCTCATCAGTGTACGTTAGGTACTTATCCTCCAgctgcttcttccctttcttcttcaataCCTTCTGCATGTGGTACTTAAAATTGCAAGCAATAGTTTTGTTGTATATGTAGTAGGCTATATTTGTCTTATCAAACTCTAACTTCACTAGCGTGTTGAAGTAGCTAGCTATTTTCTTCAACATGAGGTTGTTTTCTTTGCTCATGTAGGTGAGGCTTAACTCGAACTGCTTGTTgtattcctcatttttcagGAAAATCGCTTTCAACTCGTTGTTGTTCCGTCTGGAGGGGTAACACAGCAGTTTCCGGGGCATAAACGTGGggctaccaccaccaccaacgCTGCTACCACTGCCAACGTTGCATATTGTGGCGCGCTTCACAAACTCATCATCATAATCCTCATAGTCGTCATTATCGTTGATCGTGCGATGGTAACCCATGTGCCCTTCATCGTCAAATTGCTCATCCGcttcgtcctcctcatcatcatcgtcaagACCATAGTTACTAAACTTCTTTACATAAAAAGGCTCATTCTTCACATGCAACTCATTCTTC
Coding sequences within:
- a CDS encoding Histone H2B, which encodes MVSKKPAKAKKAATGPDGKKKRKKSKYDSYGLYIFKVLKQVHPDTGISRKSMNIMNSFLVDTFEKIATEASRLCKYTRRDTLSSREIQTAIRLVLPGELAKHAVSEGTKAVTKFTSK